The nucleotide window GAAGTATATAGAGATGACAGAGAGCTCCTTGAGAGGGACTCTGTTTTTATTTTCTGAAACAAACGCTGCTACTGAATTTTGGAAAAAGCTTTCCCCCGGATTGAAAGCGAGCGGAGTTCTTTGGCCCTCCAACACAAAAAAACAGTGGGAACTTTGGAAAGAAGCCAGAGAAGGGAAGATTGACTTTGTAGTTGGTTCTCAATCTGCTTCATTTGTTCCCTTAAAAGGTCTTTCCAGAATAGTAGTTGAAGATGAGATAAGCGGTGGATGGCGTTCTCAGAAAGCTCCAGTTTTTCATTATAGAAGCGTCTTGGCGGCAAGGGCTAATTTTGCTAAAGCAGAATTAATTTTGGGAGGACGTATGCCCTCTTCAAAAGTATTTTTACAGCTGCCAAAAGAAGAAATCAATAAAAAAAATATTGATAATCGTCTTATATTTGTAAATCTTCATGACTCTTCAAGTTTTCCTGTTGATGCCGTAAAAGATTCCTTGCCTATCAGCAAACCGCTTATTAGAGAGACTTTAACTTGTCGTGAAAATGGCAGATGGGCCTTTTGGATATTGGATCGAAAGGGATATGCAGGAGAGTTATATTGCAGTGATTGCGGTAAATCTTTGCGTTGTGCAAACTGTGGAGGAGTAATGAGATGGGAGGAAAGACGTAAAAGGCTTTCCTGTCTCAGCTGTAAAAATAGAACCCCAATTCCGGAGAATTGTCCTTCATGTGGAGGTCCTTTTTTAGAGGGAATACGCCCTGGCTTAGAGGCTCTTTCAGAACGAGCTTTACTAATTTTTAAATATAAATATAAAGAAGTTGTGACTTTGCAGAATGACGGGGGGAAGCTCCCTTCTTTAAAGAATTTGATGAAAGAATATCCTAGAGGAGCACTGGTTATTGGTACGAGAAGAATTTTGTCTCTTGCTGATGAGCTTCCCACGGGAATGATAGGATGGATAGATTCAGATGCAGAGGCACGAGTTGCTGAATATGATGCGAAAGCGAGAGCGTTTACTTTAATATATGAATCGTTTTGGCGTGGGCTAAACCCGGAACAGCGCAAGGTCGTGGTTCAAAGCCGTAGACCCGGTAAGGGATGGCAAACAGGATTGTCCAGAGGATGGAGCTACTTTTGGGAAACGGAGTTAAAAGAGAGAAAAGAATGGCATTTGCCTCCATATACGCCGATGTTGAAAATAATTTTACCCAAGGAAAGAGGCAAGACTTTTATTGAAAAACTAGAAAAAGAAAATATAGAGTATTGGAATTCAGAAGAATCTGTTGATGAGATGTGGGTAAGAACGAAAAAGTTTAAAGTTATTGAGAATTTATTGTTTCCATATTTTGAAATCAAGAATAGCCGTGTAGGTTATCCTGATATAGCACTATATTTAGATTAGAGATAATTAAAGTTGCAGGAGGAGTTTTTATGAAAGCAATAGTAACAGTTTTGGGTAAAGACAGAGTTGGGATAATGGCTAAAGTATGTGGATATTTGGCCGAAAAGAATGTAAACATATTAGACGTTTCTCAGACTATTATCAAAGAATATTTCGACATGATAATGATAGTAGACGTAAGCGGACTAAACTGTTCTTTTGCTGAATTTACTACAGATTTGGACCTGTTGGGAAAAGAAATAGGGTTGATGATAAGGGCTCAAAAAGAAGAAATTTTTAAGAGTATGTATAGAGTGTAGAGGAATTAACTATGATTAGTATGTCAGAAGCACGAAAAACAAATGAAATGATATTGGAAGAGAAACTTGATGTTCGCACTATCACTATGGGAATAAATATAATGGATTGTGCGGACTCAAATTTAAAAACCTTCTGTAATAAAGTCTATGATAAAATAACGAGCCTTGCTCAAAATCTGGTAAAAACTG belongs to Synergistaceae bacterium and includes:
- a CDS encoding ACT domain-containing protein: MKAIVTVLGKDRVGIMAKVCGYLAEKNVNILDVSQTIIKEYFDMIMIVDVSGLNCSFAEFTTDLDLLGKEIGLMIRAQKEEIFKSMYRV